The sequence below is a genomic window from Methylothermaceae bacteria B42.
ACTTGGCTTGCTTGGGATGGGCGCGGTTTCCCGAAAGAAGAAAGCTTAATAAGCTTAAGCTAAAGAGCAATTATAAAAAGCCCCGCGTTTGCCGCGGGGCTTTTTTACGATTGTCTGACTTTACGTCCTAAAACTTAATGGCTACGCCATAGATAAAATCTCCGCCATATTTTTCCACCAGGCCGCCAGGCAATGAGAACCCTTGTTTTTCGAGTTCTTCTGCAAAGTCCTGGGCACTGAACCGGTTTTCTTCCGGATGAACGAAGAAAACACGGTAAAACCATTTATTCAAGGCATGGGTGGTCACATCCTGAAAATAAAATTTCCCCCCGGGCTTTAGCACCCGATGGATTTCTTTGAGCGCATTCTGCCAATTGGGAACATGATGAAGAATGGCGAAATTGAAGCAGGCATTGAATGTTTCATCGGGCTTGCTGATTTGGGTTACGTCACCTACTTCGATTTGGAGCTTTTCTTTTGGGTAATGGGCCAATCGCTTTTGCGCTCTGGCCACCA
It includes:
- a CDS encoding methyltransferase type 11 encodes the protein MKMNTFEKLAMNSPIRTAFQRWYEAPLLEKLGGKIEGGAALEVGCGQGVGTREILERFRAKYVYSIDLDPDMVARAQKRLAHYPKEKLQIEVGDVTQISKPDETFNACFNFAILHHVPNWQNALKEIHRVLKPGGKFYFQDVTTHALNKWFYRVFFVHPEENRFSAQDFAEELEKQGFSLPGGLVEKYGGDFIYGVAIKF